The following proteins come from a genomic window of Populus nigra chromosome 6, ddPopNigr1.1, whole genome shotgun sequence:
- the LOC133696332 gene encoding transcription factor bHLH92 produces MDGFFQDEWQGDGFWDEIGPVNQGAFVPYIRRPGAGSESSSKGAHPTNMNKRIVEFMRRSFPVNIGAQEPGSERCNRHMMSERLRRERERHGYLALHSLLPLGTKKDKNSIMQMAAKRIQELETYKRILERRNGEIEEKLGGSGIVNVESTKIRIEVANPTSGVDPMVDVLKCLKSLGAKTRSIQSQISDQQLVAVMDIETEIEAAEIENAVKRTLARY; encoded by the exons ATGGATGGTTTCTTTCAAGACGAGTGGCAAGGTGATGGCTTCTGGGATGAGATTGGTCCAGTGAATCAAGGTGCTTTTGTGCCGTATATACGCCGACCTGGGGCTGGAAGTGAGAGCTCTTCTAAGGGGGCACATCCTACTAACATGAACAAAAGAATTGTAGAATTCATGAGGAGAAGTTTTCCAGTAAATATTGGAGCTCAAGAGCCTGGTAGCGAACGCTGTAATCGTCATATGATGAGTGAGAGAttgaggagagagagggagaggcaTGGTTACTTGGCTCTGCATTCTTTGTTGCCACTTGGCACCAAG AAGGATAAGAACTCGATCATGCAGATGGCAGCAAAGAGAATTCAAGAGCTGGAGACATACAAGAGGATTTTAGAGAGGagaaatggtgaaattgaagagaaactGGGAGGAAGTGGAATTGTAAATGTGGAGAGTACAAAGATTAGAATTGAAGTGGCCAATCCAACATCTGGGGTGGATCCTATGGTAGACGTTCTCAAGTGCTTGAAGAGCTTGGGAGCAAAAACCAGAAGCATTCAATCTCAGATTTCTGATCAGCAACTTGTAGCGGTAATGGACATTGAAACTGAG ATTGAAGCTGCTGAGATAGAAAACGCCGTGAAACGTACACTGGCAAGATATTGA
- the LOC133696333 gene encoding small ribosomal subunit protein uS19x, translated as MADVDTEVAAAGQPKKRTFKKFSFRGVDLDALLDMSTDELVKLFNARARRRFQRGLKRKPMALIKKLRTAKREAPAGEKPEPVRTHLRNMIIVPEMIGSIIGVYNGKTFNQVEIKPEMIGHYLAEFSISYKPVKHGRPGIGATHSSRFIPLK; from the exons ATG GCAGATGTGGATACAGAGGTGGCTGCAGCAGGACAGCCAAAGAAGAGAACGTTTAAGAAGTTTAGCTTCAGGGGTGTTGACTTGGATGCTCTCCTTGACATGTCCACTGATGAGCTTGTCAAGCTCTTCAATGCCCGTGCTCGCAGAAG GTTCCAGAGGGGTCTGAAGAGGAAGCCCATGGCTCTCATTAAGAAGCTCCGCACGGCG AAAAGGGAGGCCCCTGCTGGTGAGAAGCCTGAACCAGTCCGAACACACTTGCGTAACATGATCATTGTGCCTGAAATGATTGGAAGCATCATTGGAGTGTACAATGGCAAGACATTCAATCAGGTTGAGATCAAGCCTGAAATGATTGGGCATTATCTTGCTGAGTTCTCAATCTCATACAAGCCTGTTAAGCATGGTAGGCCCGGTATTGGTGCTACTCATTCATCTAGGTTCATTCCTCTTAAATGA
- the LOC133696357 gene encoding histone H1.1-like: protein MPSAAVKAPSKAKANPSKSKKPPTPAASAAGAKKPRAYPTYHEMVKEALVALKERTGSSQIAIAKFIEEKQKSSLPANFKKLLLVQLKKLVANGKLVKVKNSFKLPPKSPATGAAAMKKAAPTKPKPKPKAESKPKSAPVKRKVVAKPSPKKAAKTEAVKSPAKKAVVAVKKKTPVKKVVKKPKSIKSPAKKAVKKAAK from the exons ATGCCCTCTGCCGCCGTTAAAGCTCCGTCGAAGGCCAAAGCCAATCCTTCAAAATCGAAGAAACCTCCAACACCAGCAGCATCTGCTGCTGGTGCCAAGAAGCCTAGAGCCTATCCTACTTATCACGAG ATGGTGAAGGAGGCACTTGTGGCTTTGAAGGAGAGAACTGGATCGAGCCAGATCGCGATTGCTAAGTTCATCGAGGAGAAGCAGAAGTCAAGCCTCCCTGCAAATTTCAAGAAGCTGCTGCTTGTTCAATTGAAGAAACTTGTTGCTAATGGCAAGCTTGTTAAGGTCAAGAACTCCTTCAAGCTCCCTCCTAAATCTCCCGCTACTGGTGCAGCTGCTATGAAGAAAGCGGCTCCTACCAAGCCCAAGCCCAAGCCCAAGGCTGAATCTAAGCCGAAGAGTGCACCAGTGAAACGCAAGGTTGTGGCTAAGCCGAGCCCGAAGAAGGCGGCGAAGACCGAGGCTGTTAAGTCACCAGCGAAGAAGGCTGTTGTTGCGGTTAAGAAGAAGACTCCGGTGAAGAAGGTTGTTAAGAAGCCAAAGAGTATTAAGTCACCGGCGAAGAAGGCCGTTAAGAAAGCGGCGAAGTGA
- the LOC133696324 gene encoding uncharacterized protein LOC133696324 isoform X2 codes for MQAPSSGRENFESPSCMEKERENKVETGPYICPLEKLESTAENDIKTPHGENVCDVATKIVGSASAQEVQNSSQQGDEILSRDNNRGIKQSPTNSRTQRYQMKGKAKFPTNSRTQGYQMTGRDKALSYGDLDERVHMEDDSHESVESCNSAGLFSSGKKRWNLDPQLCAGSKSVKTKIHESPGSSSFVKQDSSFMNWISNMMKGFGKSKEDKAPSLAITLANHNHGHENPDKNLVSCNRNQDKGCKTTGFHSIFQSLYCPKTKTQEIVSSHASNQAKESKELELDNKICDTNATPLSCRMVTGNVYKQFLQSNDKLNESTSGNGAAPAALTQLFSTSTASAQVINRSNYAENRNLYNLATDKEKNGTSSNSSLCKRERNSAENIDAELPSEGKPANNSRYKSDPLTSSWITRLTPKSSGPLSNTDPCNRSAGEALDSSTDSMRLNAQWQNHHTSFHHKIVMAREEEHSNEDPVYMQNCATSTEVSFGINEVNGQDDEKSICKLNPILPFSRFRNSEAMASVFARRLDALKHIMPSYDTDDSVHGNLACFFCGIKGHHVRDCPEIPDSELEGLLRNVNLYNGAKELPCVCIRCFQSNHWAFACPNASSSTRYQAEYGASFVHECSPGKTLLNPRNEDDAKQSDGKYGQLPTAHAPPVCNEKLNEAFSSGKMNLNMKLFGKDTGFPTVSSSGKKKLKENQAMPLSNFVDSQISDGPKGIFDAVKMLRLSRAVILKLMDSHTAPSRLDGFFLRLRLGKWEQGLGGTGYYVACITGVESESSTQKSKNSIAVNVGGIKYLVESQCISNQDFTEDELMAWWRATLKGGGNIPSEEDLRLKAKEMKMLGV; via the exons ATGCAAGCACCATCCTCAGGAAGAGAAAATTTTGAATCACCTTCATGCatggaaaaggagagagaaaataaggtGGAGACTGGTCCCTACATCTGTCCTCTGGAAAAACTGGAGTCAACTGCAGAGAATGATATAAAAACTCCACATGGTGAAAATGTCTGTGATGTGGCAACTAAGATTGTAGGATCAGCATCTGCCCAAGAAGTCCAAAATAGCTCTCAGCAGGGTGATGAGATACTTTCTAGGGACAATAATCGTGGGATTAAACAGTCTCCCACAAACAGCAGAACCCAGAGGTATCAGATGAAAGGCAAGGCCAAGTTTCCCACAAACAGCAGAACCCAAGGGTATCAGATGACAGGCAGGGATAAGGCTTTATCTTATGGAGATCTAGATGAAAGAGTGCATATGGAGGATGACAGTCATGAAAGTGTTGAAAGTTGCAACAGTGCTGGGTTATTTTCATCTGGCAAAAAGCGATGGAACCTTGATCCACAGTTGTGTGCTGGGAGCAAAAGtgtcaaaacaaaaattcatgaAAGTCCCGGCTCCTCTTCATTTGTTAAACAAGATAGTTCATTCATGAATTGGATCTCAAACATGATGAAGGGGTTcggaaaatcaaaagaagataaGGCACCTTCCCTTGCAATTACCCTTGCTAATCATAATCATGGACATGAGAATCCTGACAAGAATCTTGTTTCATGTAATAGAAACCAGGATAAAGGGTGCAAAACTACGGGATTTCATTCTATTTTTCAGTCATTGTATTGTCCAAAGACAAAGACTCAAGAAATTGTCTCTTCGCACGCCAGTAATCAAGCCAAAGAATCTAAAGAACTTGAGCTGGACAACAAGATCTGTGACACTAATGCTACTCCATTATCCTGTCGTATGGTGACTGGCAATGTGTACAAACAGTTTCTTCAATCAAATGACAAGTTAAATGAGTCGACATCTGGCAATGGTGCAGCTCCAGCGGCCCTGACCCAACTTTTTTCCACCAGTACTGCTTCTGCTCAGGTGATCAACAGGAGCAACTATGCAGAGAACAGAAATTTATACAACTTGGCAACTGATAAGGAGAAAAACGGGACAAGCTCCAATTCCTCTCTGTGTAAACGTGAGAGAAACAGTGCCGAGAACATAGATGCTGAACTGCCATCTGAAGGCAAGCCTGCTAACAATTCTAGGTACAAAAGTGACCCACTCACAAGCTCGTGGATCACTCGGTTGACTCCAAAAAGTTCTGGTCCCTTGTCAAACACGGATCCTTGCAACAGAAGTGCTGGCGAAGCTCTTGACAGCTCCACTGATAGCATGAGGCTGAATGCTCAATGGCAGAACCATCATACTTCTTTCCATCATAAAATTGTGATGGCTAGGGAGGAGGAGCACTCCAATGAGGACCCGGTATACATGCAAAATTGTGCTACGAGTACTGAAGTTTCATTTGGCATAAATGAGGTAAATGGACAAGATGATGAGAAGTCCATATGTAAACTGAATCCTATCTTGCCTTTTTCAAGATTCAGAAATTCAGAGGCCATGGCTTCTGTCTTTGCAAGGAGATTGGATGCCCTCAAGCACATCATGCCGTCGTATGATACGGATGATTCTGTTCATGGAAACCTGGCATGTTTCTTTTGTGGCATAAAAGGTCACCATGTGCGAGATTGTCCAGAGATACCAGATAGTGAGCTTGAAGGTCTTCTAAGAAATGTTAATTTGTATAACGGAGCAAAAGAATTGCCTTGTGTGTGCATAAGATGTTTCCAGTCAAATCATTGGGCTTTTGCATGTCCCAATGCCTCTTCAAGCACAAGATATCAAGCAGAATATGGCGCCTCTTTTGTCCATGAATGCAGCCCCGGTAAAACTCTGCTTAATCCAAGAAATGAAGACGATGCAAAGCAGTCAGATGGCAAGTATGGTCAATTGCCAACTGCTCATGCGCCTCCAGTTTGCAATGAGAAATTGAATGAAGCTTTTTCCTCTGGGAAAATGAATTTGAATATGAAACTGTTTGGAAAAGACACTGGTTTCCCAACAGTTTCGAGCTCTGGGAAAAAGAAGTTGAAAGAAAATCAGGCCATGCCTTTGAGTAATTTTGTTGATAGCCAGATATCAGACGGACCCAAGGGAATTTTTGATGCAGTGAAAATGCTTCGTTTATCTCGAGCAGTTATTCTCAA ATTGATGGATTCTCACACAGCACCCTCACGACTTGATGGCTTTTTTCTGCGCTTGCGACTTGGGAAGTGGGAACAGGGACTAGGGGGAACTGGATATTATGTAGCCTGCATAACTG GGGTTGAGAGTGAGAGTTCAACACAGAAGTCCAAAAATTCTATTGCTGTCAATGTAGGTGGGATCAAATATTTGGTTGAGAGTCAATGCATCTCCAACCAAGATTTCACTGAG GATGAGCTAATGGCATGGTGGCGGGCAACATTGAAGGGTGGTGGCAACATACCTTCTGAAGAAGATTTGAGATTGAAAGCTAAAGAGATGAAAATGTTAGGAGTTTAG
- the LOC133696324 gene encoding uncharacterized protein LOC133696324 isoform X1 has protein sequence MNADDKNIEPVTDQCFERRVKNDSGAGANAGSSVDKTFAATNALSELVWSPQKGLCLKCADGSFSYKNPSLLWGAGPSNMVSGSSTDKPISKEYFWTPLGASDVNSEVAGRDNSTKFVTSDTSMFPLSESRHEIKIAGPNLDVAKNDPTSEEPIVRIRDVGDGIHTLQTENVSTSQVCSVKECESYDIKMQAPSSGRENFESPSCMEKERENKVETGPYICPLEKLESTAENDIKTPHGENVCDVATKIVGSASAQEVQNSSQQGDEILSRDNNRGIKQSPTNSRTQRYQMKGKAKFPTNSRTQGYQMTGRDKALSYGDLDERVHMEDDSHESVESCNSAGLFSSGKKRWNLDPQLCAGSKSVKTKIHESPGSSSFVKQDSSFMNWISNMMKGFGKSKEDKAPSLAITLANHNHGHENPDKNLVSCNRNQDKGCKTTGFHSIFQSLYCPKTKTQEIVSSHASNQAKESKELELDNKICDTNATPLSCRMVTGNVYKQFLQSNDKLNESTSGNGAAPAALTQLFSTSTASAQVINRSNYAENRNLYNLATDKEKNGTSSNSSLCKRERNSAENIDAELPSEGKPANNSRYKSDPLTSSWITRLTPKSSGPLSNTDPCNRSAGEALDSSTDSMRLNAQWQNHHTSFHHKIVMAREEEHSNEDPVYMQNCATSTEVSFGINEVNGQDDEKSICKLNPILPFSRFRNSEAMASVFARRLDALKHIMPSYDTDDSVHGNLACFFCGIKGHHVRDCPEIPDSELEGLLRNVNLYNGAKELPCVCIRCFQSNHWAFACPNASSSTRYQAEYGASFVHECSPGKTLLNPRNEDDAKQSDGKYGQLPTAHAPPVCNEKLNEAFSSGKMNLNMKLFGKDTGFPTVSSSGKKKLKENQAMPLSNFVDSQISDGPKGIFDAVKMLRLSRAVILKLMDSHTAPSRLDGFFLRLRLGKWEQGLGGTGYYVACITGVESESSTQKSKNSIAVNVGGIKYLVESQCISNQDFTEDELMAWWRATLKGGGNIPSEEDLRLKAKEMKMLGV, from the exons ATGAATGCAGATGATAAAAACATAGAACCTGTGACTGATCAGTGCTTTGAGAGAAGAGTGAAGAATGATTCAGGTGCAGGTGCAAATGCAGGTTCAAGTGTAGACAAGACATTTGCGGCCACCAATGCCCTGTCTGAACTAGTTTGGTCTCCACAGAAAGGTTTGTGTCTTAAATGCGCTGATGGAAGCTTCTCCTACAAAAATCCCTCTCTGTTATGGGGTGCAGGCCCAAGTAATATGGTAAGTGGATCAAGTACTGACAAACCTATCAGTAAAGAATATTTCTGGACACCTCTTGGTGCATCTGATGTGAACAGTGAAGTTGCTGGAAGAGACAATTCCACTAAATTTGTTACCAGTGATACAAGCATGTTTCCGTTAAGTGAATCTAGACATGAAATCAAAATAG CTGGACCGAACCTGGATGTGGCAAAGAATGATCCGACTTCCGAGGAACCTATTGTCAGAATTAGAGATGTTGGTGACGGGATTCACACATTACAGACAGAAAATGTTTCGACCTCACAAGTTTGCTCAGTGAAAGAATGTGAATCTTATGACATTAAAATGCAAGCACCATCCTCAGGAAGAGAAAATTTTGAATCACCTTCATGCatggaaaaggagagagaaaataaggtGGAGACTGGTCCCTACATCTGTCCTCTGGAAAAACTGGAGTCAACTGCAGAGAATGATATAAAAACTCCACATGGTGAAAATGTCTGTGATGTGGCAACTAAGATTGTAGGATCAGCATCTGCCCAAGAAGTCCAAAATAGCTCTCAGCAGGGTGATGAGATACTTTCTAGGGACAATAATCGTGGGATTAAACAGTCTCCCACAAACAGCAGAACCCAGAGGTATCAGATGAAAGGCAAGGCCAAGTTTCCCACAAACAGCAGAACCCAAGGGTATCAGATGACAGGCAGGGATAAGGCTTTATCTTATGGAGATCTAGATGAAAGAGTGCATATGGAGGATGACAGTCATGAAAGTGTTGAAAGTTGCAACAGTGCTGGGTTATTTTCATCTGGCAAAAAGCGATGGAACCTTGATCCACAGTTGTGTGCTGGGAGCAAAAGtgtcaaaacaaaaattcatgaAAGTCCCGGCTCCTCTTCATTTGTTAAACAAGATAGTTCATTCATGAATTGGATCTCAAACATGATGAAGGGGTTcggaaaatcaaaagaagataaGGCACCTTCCCTTGCAATTACCCTTGCTAATCATAATCATGGACATGAGAATCCTGACAAGAATCTTGTTTCATGTAATAGAAACCAGGATAAAGGGTGCAAAACTACGGGATTTCATTCTATTTTTCAGTCATTGTATTGTCCAAAGACAAAGACTCAAGAAATTGTCTCTTCGCACGCCAGTAATCAAGCCAAAGAATCTAAAGAACTTGAGCTGGACAACAAGATCTGTGACACTAATGCTACTCCATTATCCTGTCGTATGGTGACTGGCAATGTGTACAAACAGTTTCTTCAATCAAATGACAAGTTAAATGAGTCGACATCTGGCAATGGTGCAGCTCCAGCGGCCCTGACCCAACTTTTTTCCACCAGTACTGCTTCTGCTCAGGTGATCAACAGGAGCAACTATGCAGAGAACAGAAATTTATACAACTTGGCAACTGATAAGGAGAAAAACGGGACAAGCTCCAATTCCTCTCTGTGTAAACGTGAGAGAAACAGTGCCGAGAACATAGATGCTGAACTGCCATCTGAAGGCAAGCCTGCTAACAATTCTAGGTACAAAAGTGACCCACTCACAAGCTCGTGGATCACTCGGTTGACTCCAAAAAGTTCTGGTCCCTTGTCAAACACGGATCCTTGCAACAGAAGTGCTGGCGAAGCTCTTGACAGCTCCACTGATAGCATGAGGCTGAATGCTCAATGGCAGAACCATCATACTTCTTTCCATCATAAAATTGTGATGGCTAGGGAGGAGGAGCACTCCAATGAGGACCCGGTATACATGCAAAATTGTGCTACGAGTACTGAAGTTTCATTTGGCATAAATGAGGTAAATGGACAAGATGATGAGAAGTCCATATGTAAACTGAATCCTATCTTGCCTTTTTCAAGATTCAGAAATTCAGAGGCCATGGCTTCTGTCTTTGCAAGGAGATTGGATGCCCTCAAGCACATCATGCCGTCGTATGATACGGATGATTCTGTTCATGGAAACCTGGCATGTTTCTTTTGTGGCATAAAAGGTCACCATGTGCGAGATTGTCCAGAGATACCAGATAGTGAGCTTGAAGGTCTTCTAAGAAATGTTAATTTGTATAACGGAGCAAAAGAATTGCCTTGTGTGTGCATAAGATGTTTCCAGTCAAATCATTGGGCTTTTGCATGTCCCAATGCCTCTTCAAGCACAAGATATCAAGCAGAATATGGCGCCTCTTTTGTCCATGAATGCAGCCCCGGTAAAACTCTGCTTAATCCAAGAAATGAAGACGATGCAAAGCAGTCAGATGGCAAGTATGGTCAATTGCCAACTGCTCATGCGCCTCCAGTTTGCAATGAGAAATTGAATGAAGCTTTTTCCTCTGGGAAAATGAATTTGAATATGAAACTGTTTGGAAAAGACACTGGTTTCCCAACAGTTTCGAGCTCTGGGAAAAAGAAGTTGAAAGAAAATCAGGCCATGCCTTTGAGTAATTTTGTTGATAGCCAGATATCAGACGGACCCAAGGGAATTTTTGATGCAGTGAAAATGCTTCGTTTATCTCGAGCAGTTATTCTCAA ATTGATGGATTCTCACACAGCACCCTCACGACTTGATGGCTTTTTTCTGCGCTTGCGACTTGGGAAGTGGGAACAGGGACTAGGGGGAACTGGATATTATGTAGCCTGCATAACTG GGGTTGAGAGTGAGAGTTCAACACAGAAGTCCAAAAATTCTATTGCTGTCAATGTAGGTGGGATCAAATATTTGGTTGAGAGTCAATGCATCTCCAACCAAGATTTCACTGAG GATGAGCTAATGGCATGGTGGCGGGCAACATTGAAGGGTGGTGGCAACATACCTTCTGAAGAAGATTTGAGATTGAAAGCTAAAGAGATGAAAATGTTAGGAGTTTAG
- the LOC133696115 gene encoding probable complex I intermediate-associated protein 30 — MSRFRSLWQASLDATKKALTWNVEDLMPPTERLIFNFNSREELKKWHLYSDSEYGGSSSASLEIMDEGNGLKGVFSGNLSLDVAEGSKWNISRSGFCGMRSKKFDGFIDLDAYDTIALKLKGDGRSYISTIYTENWVNSPGQMEDNSWQAFVFVPKDNWYIARIPLARYLPTWRGNVIDASMEMNQSRILGMSLSVNAGGGIPGARSGPGDFKVELDWIKAFRTQ, encoded by the exons ATGTCCAGGTTTAGATCACTCTGGCAAGCTTCTTTGGATGCTACCAAGAAAG cTCTCACATGGAATGTGGAAGACTTGATGCCTCCAACTGAGAGgctcatttttaatttcaattcaagGGAAGAGCTAAAGAAGTGGCATCTTTATTCTGATTCTGAGTACGGag GTTCGTCCTCAGCGTCATTGGAGATCATGGATGAGGGAAATGGACTAAAAG GAGTCTTCTCTGGTAACCTGTCATTGGATGTAGCTGAGGGTTCAAAGTGGAATATTAGTCGGAGTGGTTTCTGTGGAATGCGGTCCAAGAAG TTTGATGGTTTCATTGATCTAGACGCATATGATACAATAGCTCTAAAGCTTAAAGGTGATGGAAGAAGCTACATATCCACA ATTTATACTGAGAATTGGGTGAATTCACCCGGACAAATGGAAGATAATTCATGGCaagcttttgtttttgtacCCAAAGACAACTGGTATATTGCAAGG ATACCTCTTGCTCGATATTTGCCAACATGGAGAGGAAACGTTATAGATGCAAGCATGGAAATGAATCAATCTCGCATTCTCGGCATGTCTCTATCCGTCAATGCAGGTGGTGGGATCCCCGGTGCTAGATCCGGACCAGGTGATTTCAAAGTTGAACTTGATTGGATAAAAGCCTTTAGGACACAGTGA